A DNA window from Clostridia bacterium contains the following coding sequences:
- a CDS encoding cytochrome c: protein MTARSIVIAGMAVTLLAASGCSLVGGRSNPSSNGAQSTVAAGKQLFQSHCASCHGINAAGGLKIGTATSADLRQRNLEPMYHNDTALLERAILDGKDEDGRSLNPAMPRWRGQLSKEQVDSIIAYLKTLK, encoded by the coding sequence ATGACCGCTCGATCGATCGTCATTGCCGGCATGGCCGTGACGTTGCTGGCCGCCAGCGGATGTTCCCTGGTCGGGGGCCGTTCCAACCCGTCGTCGAACGGCGCTCAGTCGACCGTGGCCGCCGGCAAGCAGCTGTTTCAGAGCCATTGCGCGTCCTGCCACGGGATCAACGCGGCCGGAGGGCTGAAGATCGGGACCGCGACGTCGGCCGACCTGCGCCAGCGCAACCTGGAGCCCATGTACCACAACGACACGGCGCTCCTGGAACGCGCCATCCTCGACGGCAAGGACGAGGATGGCAGGAGCCTGAACCCGGCGATGCCACGCTGGCGCGGCCAGTTGAGCAAGGAACAGGTCGACAGCATCATCGCCTATCTCAAGACGCTCAAGTGA
- a CDS encoding radical SAM protein, giving the protein MDFSQAPIVTIWEVTQACDLVCLHCRASARPWRHPGELTTEEGLRLIDEAAEMGTRLFVFSGGDPLKREDLCTLIRHAADRRLHPSVTPSATPLLTYDAIAQMAAAGAEAVAISLDGDDDASHDSFRGWSGAFQRSLAAAADVRRAGLRLQINTTVTAGNWRRLPGIARLVADLGAQRWSLFFLVPVGRGASLTPLTAEEHEEVYQWLADIREQVPFAIKTTEGPAYRRVLMQRGAGRRAAVSDGKGFCFISHTGEVMPSGFLPVSAGNVRRQSLASLYRDSELFRSLRDPNQLRGKCGRCPFREVCGGSRARAYAMTGDYLAAEPTCAYEPPL; this is encoded by the coding sequence ATGGACTTTTCTCAAGCGCCGATCGTCACCATTTGGGAGGTGACGCAGGCCTGCGATCTCGTCTGCCTGCACTGCCGGGCGTCGGCGCGGCCCTGGCGCCATCCCGGAGAACTGACCACGGAAGAGGGATTGCGGCTCATCGACGAAGCCGCGGAGATGGGCACCCGGCTGTTCGTGTTCAGCGGAGGGGATCCGCTGAAGCGTGAGGACCTCTGCACCCTGATCCGGCACGCCGCCGACCGCCGCCTGCACCCATCCGTGACGCCCAGCGCGACGCCGCTGCTGACGTACGACGCGATCGCGCAAATGGCCGCGGCGGGCGCGGAGGCGGTGGCCATCAGCCTGGATGGGGACGATGACGCGAGCCATGACAGCTTCCGCGGTTGGAGCGGCGCCTTCCAGCGCTCCCTGGCGGCCGCGGCGGACGTGCGCCGCGCCGGCCTGCGACTGCAGATCAACACCACGGTGACGGCCGGCAACTGGCGGCGCCTTCCGGGCATCGCGCGCCTCGTGGCCGATCTTGGCGCCCAGCGGTGGAGCCTCTTCTTCCTCGTGCCCGTGGGGCGCGGCGCATCCCTCACGCCCCTGACGGCCGAGGAGCACGAAGAAGTGTACCAGTGGCTGGCGGACATCCGGGAACAGGTGCCCTTCGCCATCAAGACCACCGAGGGCCCCGCCTACCGCAGGGTGCTCATGCAACGGGGAGCGGGGCGGCGCGCCGCGGTCAGCGACGGCAAGGGCTTCTGCTTCATCTCACACACGGGCGAAGTGATGCCGAGCGGCTTCCTGCCCGTCTCGGCCGGGAACGTGCGCCGTCAGTCCCTGGCCTCGCTCTACCGGGACAGCGAACTCTTCCGGAGCCTGCGGGACCCGAACCAGCTGCGGGGCAAGTGCGGGCGATGCCCGTTCCGCGAGGTCTGCGGGGGCTCAAGGGCGCGCGCCTACGCCATGACGGGCGATTACCTCGCCGCCGAACCCACCTGCGCGTACGAACCGCCGCTCTAA
- a CDS encoding COX aromatic rich motif-containing protein, protein MSLLRTRTVLAFVSLTALLLTGCSSRYLVLSPAGPVGRQELDLIVLSVELLAVIVIPTLALLFYIVWRYRDRPGNTAPYEPTWADSRTLEAVWWAIPIIIVAVLGFYTAKTTFALVEPPQKDVKPITIQVISLNWKWLFQYPEQGIATVNYVKIPVGVPVDFELTADAPMNSFWVPQLGGQVYTMPGMAMRLWLQADRPGTYYGHAANFTGEGFAHMSFDVVATPQSDFDKWVASVKASSPPLTTAGYEQLKKPGVTSTAEFSSFPPDLFDRVVWTNGGRYMQGMTGHGMTDHDMTSHGMDGHDMTDHGTAVGQTSR, encoded by the coding sequence TTGTCTTTGCTTCGCACGCGCACCGTCCTGGCGTTCGTGTCCCTGACTGCCCTGCTCTTGACCGGGTGCAGTTCCCGCTACCTTGTGCTTTCGCCGGCCGGACCCGTCGGCCGCCAGGAGCTCGACCTCATCGTGCTTTCCGTGGAGCTGCTGGCGGTGATCGTGATCCCCACGCTGGCGCTGCTGTTCTACATCGTGTGGCGCTACCGCGACCGGCCGGGCAACACGGCGCCCTATGAGCCGACGTGGGCGGACAGCCGGACGCTGGAGGCCGTCTGGTGGGCGATTCCCATCATCATCGTGGCCGTCCTCGGCTTTTACACGGCCAAGACCACGTTCGCGCTGGTGGAGCCGCCGCAAAAGGACGTGAAGCCCATCACCATCCAGGTGATCTCCCTGAACTGGAAGTGGCTCTTCCAGTACCCGGAGCAGGGCATCGCCACCGTCAACTACGTGAAGATCCCGGTCGGGGTGCCGGTGGACTTCGAGTTGACCGCGGACGCGCCCATGAACTCCTTCTGGGTGCCCCAGCTGGGCGGCCAGGTCTACACGATGCCCGGCATGGCGATGCGTCTCTGGCTGCAGGCGGACCGCCCGGGAACGTACTACGGCCACGCCGCCAACTTCACGGGCGAGGGCTTCGCGCACATGAGCTTCGACGTCGTCGCCACCCCGCAGTCCGACTTCGACAAGTGGGTGGCGTCGGTCAAGGCGTCGTCGCCGCCGCTCACGACGGCCGGCTACGAGCAGCTGAAGAAGCCCGGCGTGACGAGCACGGCCGAGTTCTCCTCGTTCCCGCCGGACCTCTTTGATCGAGTCGTCTGGACGAACGGCGGCCGTTACATGCAGGGCATGACGGGTCACGGCATGACGGACCACGACATGACCAGCCACGGCATGGACGGCCACGACATGACGGACCACGGGACAGCCGTGGGCCAGACCTCCCGCTGA